CTCCGGACGGACCGCCGCCGCCCGCGCTGTCGCACGCGGTGCTGAAGTCGCTGCTCGGGGCGTGGGCGTTGACGGCGTGCTCGGCGGAGGAGACGGCCGCCGTCGAGGCGCACCTCACCGAGTGCGCGCCCTGCGCCGACGAGGCGCTGCGGCTGCGTGACGCGGTGGGGCTGCTGCACAGCGAACGCGATCTGGACCTGGACCCGCTGCTGCGGTCCCGCGTCCTGGAGAACTGCCTGGGCCGGCGCCCCGCCCGGATCCCGCTGCCCGGCTGGGCCGGGCCGTACGACGCGGAGACCGCCCGGCTCGACGCCCTGCTCCGGGACATCGGCGAACCGGAGTGGCACGCTCCGGTCCGGCTGGGGTGGTACGAGGACGACCGCGGCGTGGACCGCCGGACGACGGTCGCGGGGGTCATCGCCCACCTCTACGCCGTGGACGGGCTGGTCGCGGCGGCCCTCGGCCTGGGCGACCCGCTGCACCCGGGGGTGCGGGGCGCGCCCGCGGACCTCCCCGACGGCTGTGGGCCGACCGGGCGCACGGAGGCGCTCTGGCGGTCGGCGTCCGAGCCGTGGACGCGGGCGGTGCGCGACCCGTGGCGGGACCAGGCGCACACGCTGGTGCGGACGGTGTCGTTCGCGGGGCACGGGGTGGGCGACCTGTCCGTCCCGTACGGCGCGTTCTCCCTCCCCCTGCGGGACGCCCTGGTGGAGCGGGCGTTCGAGTGCTGGGTGCACGCGGACGACATCGCGGCGGCCGTCGACTACCCGTACGAGCCGCCGGCCGGGGCGCACCTGCACGGGATGGTGGACCTGGCGGCGCGGCTGCTGCCGGCCGCGTTGGCCGACCGGCGCCGCGCGGGGCTCGCCGGCCCGCCCCGCACACTGGTGGAGGCGGGCGCCCCGGGGCGTTCCCTGCACTTGGAGGTGGAGGGGGCGGGCGGCGGCCACTGGTACATCGCGCTCGACTCGCCGGCGGCGGTCGGGTCGCCGGACCACGAGGTCGCCCAGGTGGCGCTGGACGGCGTGGAGTTCTGCCGGCTCGTGGCGGGGCGGGTCCCGCCGGAGGAGGCGGCGGCCGGCCAGGACGGGGACCGCGAGGCGGTCAGGGACGTCCTCCTCGCGGCGGCGTCCCTGAGCCGCCTGTAGCCGCCCGCCGCAGCCGACGGACCGACTACCGACTACCGACTACCGACTACCGGGACGGTCGGCCCCTCGCGGCCGTCGGGCCGTCGTGGCCGTCGTGGCCGTCAGGCGAAGACGACCGTGCGGCTGCCGTTGAGCAGGATGCGGCGCTCGGCGTGCCACTTGACCGCGCGCGCCAGCGCCTGGCACTCCACGTCGCGGCCGACGGCGACCAGCTGGTCCGGGGTCACCTCGTGCCCGACGCGCTCGACCTCCTGCTCGATGATCGGGCCCTCGTCGAGGTCGGCCGTCACGTAGTGGGCCGTGGCGCCGATCAGCTTCACGCCGCGCGCGTGCGCCTGGTGGTACGGCTTCGCGCCCTTGAAGCTCGGCAGGAAGGAGTGGTGGATGTTGATGATCCGGCCGCTCAGCGCCTTGCACAGGTCGTCCGAGAGGACCTGCATGTACCGGGCGAGCACGACCAGCTCGACGTTCTCGCTCCGCACCAGCTCCAGCACGCGCGCCTCGGCCTCGGCCTTGGTGTCCTTCGTGACCGGGATGTGGTGGAAGGGCACGTCGTAGGAGGCGGCGAGCTCCGCGAAGTCCGTGTGGTTGGAGACGACGGCCACGACCTCGACCGGCAGCGCGCCGATCCGCTGGCGGAAGAGCAGGTCGTTCAGGCAGTGACCGAACTTCGAGACCATCAGCACCACCCGCATCCGCTCGTCGGCGCGGTTGATCTGCCAGTCCATCCCGAACGAGTCGCCGACGGCGGCGAAGCTGGCCCGCAGCTTCTCGACGGTGACCGGCGCCTCGGCGGAGAAGTGCACCCGCATGAAGAACAGGCCCGATCCGCGGTCCCCGAACTGCTGGCTGTCCTCGATGTTGCATCCCGTGATGAAGAGGTAGCTCGACACGGCGTGCACGATGCCCTGCTTGTCGGGGCAGGAGAGGGTGAGGACGTACTGGTCGGTCATCCTCGCAGGATGCCATACGCGGCGGCCCGGCCTCGCGCCGCGTCCGCCTGGCGGACCGGGCCCGCGGGCCTTCGCCGGCCACCCGGCGGGCCGGGTCCACGTGCGCCCGCCGCCGCCCGGCGGACCTGCCGCCCCGGGCGTCCCCCCGCCGCCCGGCGGGCCCGGCGGGGGGGGCCTCAGGTGGCGCCGGTGAAGGCCCGCAGCGCGTGCAGCGGCTGCGGCGGGGCGTCGGGGTCCTCACCGTCGTTCACGGCGAGCCGGACGTGGGCCTCGCGGGCCGCGCGGACGGCGTCCGGCCAGCTCTGGTGGCCCAGGTAGGCGGAGACGGGTGCGTCCGGACCGACCTGGTGCATGATCCGCAGGACCCCCAGCACCGCCGCGTCGACCAGCGCGGCCTCACCCGGGTCGCGGAATATGGTGCCGACGTACTTCTCGGCGGACCAGTTGTCCAGCCAGGTGTCCTCGACCAGCCGGTACACGGCGTCCGTGACGTCCCCGTACCCGTCGACGCCCGCCAGCCAGCACTCCTCGTGGAAGCGGACGTCGGAGAGCATGTGCAGCGCCGAGCGCACGTTGGCGCGCCAGCGCCACCAGGGCATGTCGTCGATGGGCATGCCGCCCATGGTGGAGGAGCGACGGCCGCGACGGGAAGAGTTCATCTGCGTTCACCTTGCGGGCCCGGTCCTCTCGGACCGCGCCCGGGACGGACGGGGCGCGTGCGCCGCCGGTCTGCGGCGCCGCGTTCGATCGTACGTCCCCACCGTACGCGCAGGTCCGCCCCCGCAATTCACCTCGTCGTCACCGACCGTTGAACCACCCTCACAGCCGCGTTACCCAGGGGGCGGAAGTGTGCGTGTCCATGACCGGTAACGGCAGGCGACGTCCTTCCACCTCGCTCCTCCCCAGGGCCGCGGCGGTGCTCGTCGCGGCGTCCCTCCTCACCGGCTGCGGCGCTCTCCCTGGAGCCACGGGGGGCTCCAGGGAGCCCGTCACGGTGATGACCTGGGCCCCTTCGGGCACCCGCGCGACCAACATGCCCGGCATGCCGGCGATGGCCGAGGCGTACGCCCGCTGGGCCAACAGCCGGGGCGGCATCGACGGCCACGAACTGCGCGTCCTCACCTGTAACGAGGACAACACCGCGACCGGTGCCGCCGCGTGCGCCCGCCAGGCCGTCCGCGAGGGCGCGGTCGCGGTGGTCGGCTCGTACAGCCAGCACGGCCGGGCCTTCATGGCGACCCTGGAGGCGGCGAACATCCCGTACATCGGCGGGTACGGCCTGTCCGACGAGGAGTTCACCAGCCATCTGTCCTACCCGGTCAACGGCGGGCAGGTCTCGCTGCTGGCCGGGAACGGCATGCAGCTCGCCGCCTCCTGCGAGCGGGTGTCCCTCGTCCGCCCCGACACGATCGCCGGCGACTACCTGCACGCGCTGCTCAACTCCGGGCTCACGCTGGGCCGGCAGCGCGAGGCGTACGACATCCCCGCCGCCGAGGACGCCGGCGAGTACGCGGCCGTCGCCGACCGCTCCCGCGAGCGGGCCGGCGACGAGCGCGGCTGCGTCACGGCGGCGCTCGGCGAGCGCACGGCCCACTTCTTCGACTCCTACCGGCGGCTGCCCTCCGACGGCCGGGACGTGCGCGTCTCGTCGGTGCTGGGCAGCGTCGACCAGCCGCTGGTCGACCGCACGGGCGGCGCCTCCGGCCCCTTCGAGGGCGCGTACATCACCGGCTGGTACCCCGACGCGGCCGACCCGCGCTGGGAGCCGATGAAGCAGACGATCCAGGAGCACGCCTTCGGCGACAACCGGATCGACCCGGCCGACGCCGGCGTGCAGACCACCTGGATCGCCTACACGGTCCTGCGGCGGGTCCTGGAGGCGATCGGCGACGAGGA
This portion of the Streptomyces changanensis genome encodes:
- a CDS encoding zf-HC2 domain-containing protein; this translates as MTGPPDGDGRDGEPDGRDGVGRAPRIPAPRRAADDAARPAPEARAPGAPDPRGAGRHEPEPDPRQPGREPDPRDAGRHDPEPGPPETGREPGERSPREPGPVPDAPDGPPPPALSHAVLKSLLGAWALTACSAEETAAVEAHLTECAPCADEALRLRDAVGLLHSERDLDLDPLLRSRVLENCLGRRPARIPLPGWAGPYDAETARLDALLRDIGEPEWHAPVRLGWYEDDRGVDRRTTVAGVIAHLYAVDGLVAAALGLGDPLHPGVRGAPADLPDGCGPTGRTEALWRSASEPWTRAVRDPWRDQAHTLVRTVSFAGHGVGDLSVPYGAFSLPLRDALVERAFECWVHADDIAAAVDYPYEPPAGAHLHGMVDLAARLLPAALADRRRAGLAGPPRTLVEAGAPGRSLHLEVEGAGGGHWYIALDSPAAVGSPDHEVAQVALDGVEFCRLVAGRVPPEEAAAGQDGDREAVRDVLLAAASLSRL
- the purU gene encoding formyltetrahydrofolate deformylase yields the protein MTDQYVLTLSCPDKQGIVHAVSSYLFITGCNIEDSQQFGDRGSGLFFMRVHFSAEAPVTVEKLRASFAAVGDSFGMDWQINRADERMRVVLMVSKFGHCLNDLLFRQRIGALPVEVVAVVSNHTDFAELAASYDVPFHHIPVTKDTKAEAEARVLELVRSENVELVVLARYMQVLSDDLCKALSGRIINIHHSFLPSFKGAKPYHQAHARGVKLIGATAHYVTADLDEGPIIEQEVERVGHEVTPDQLVAVGRDVECQALARAVKWHAERRILLNGSRTVVFA
- a CDS encoding SCO4402 family protein, with amino-acid sequence MNSSRRGRRSSTMGGMPIDDMPWWRWRANVRSALHMLSDVRFHEECWLAGVDGYGDVTDAVYRLVEDTWLDNWSAEKYVGTIFRDPGEAALVDAAVLGVLRIMHQVGPDAPVSAYLGHQSWPDAVRAAREAHVRLAVNDGEDPDAPPQPLHALRAFTGAT
- a CDS encoding ABC transporter substrate-binding protein codes for the protein MTGNGRRRPSTSLLPRAAAVLVAASLLTGCGALPGATGGSREPVTVMTWAPSGTRATNMPGMPAMAEAYARWANSRGGIDGHELRVLTCNEDNTATGAAACARQAVREGAVAVVGSYSQHGRAFMATLEAANIPYIGGYGLSDEEFTSHLSYPVNGGQVSLLAGNGMQLAASCERVSLVRPDTIAGDYLHALLNSGLTLGRQREAYDIPAAEDAGEYAAVADRSRERAGDERGCVTAALGERTAHFFDSYRRLPSDGRDVRVSSVLGSVDQPLVDRTGGASGPFEGAYITGWYPDAADPRWEPMKQTIQEHAFGDNRIDPADAGVQTTWIAYTVLRRVLEAIGDEEVTPGRIALTLDRGLRVDTGGLTPTLRWRYEDMLGTPGFPRIVNHGVTFQVVRQGRLVAQTTGFVDVGEAMLDARTS